From a single Streptomyces sp. NBC_00377 genomic region:
- a CDS encoding GNAT family N-acetyltransferase, with amino-acid sequence MPFTASIVLPAGTLSGIAQPVLRTDDGLLLRPWRAEDVPAVYTAFQDPAMHQWHIRAADSEEEVAGWIEEWRTNWAQERNAQWAVVDADTGDLLGRVALRSIVLTEGVAEIAYWTTGAARGRGVAPRATTALTRWAFDEIGFHRLELMHAVANEASCRVAAKAGFTLEGTRRSAALHQDGWHDMHLHARVVGD; translated from the coding sequence ATGCCCTTCACCGCCAGCATCGTCCTGCCCGCCGGAACTCTCTCGGGCATCGCGCAGCCCGTGCTCCGTACCGACGACGGACTGCTCCTGCGTCCCTGGCGGGCCGAGGACGTCCCCGCCGTGTACACCGCCTTCCAGGACCCGGCCATGCACCAGTGGCACATAAGGGCCGCGGACTCCGAGGAGGAGGTGGCCGGATGGATCGAGGAATGGCGGACGAACTGGGCGCAGGAGCGCAACGCCCAGTGGGCCGTCGTCGACGCGGACACCGGGGACCTGCTCGGGAGGGTGGCGCTGCGCAGCATCGTGCTCACCGAGGGCGTGGCCGAGATCGCCTACTGGACGACCGGGGCGGCCCGCGGCCGGGGAGTCGCCCCCCGGGCCACGACCGCCCTGACCCGCTGGGCCTTCGACGAGATCGGCTTCCACCGCCTCGAGCTGATGCACGCCGTCGCCAACGAGGCCTCGTGCCGCGTCGCCGCCAAGGCCGGCTTCACCCTGGAGGGCACCAGGCGCAGCGCCGCCCTCCACCAGGACGGCTGGCACGACATGCACCTCCACGCCCGCGTCGTGGGTGACTGA
- a CDS encoding RluA family pseudouridine synthase produces MRRRTPPPPSPLPQRDGVDPVRVRLPGVGAWATVREHLLERLGPARAGVVDAMLAAGQVVGADGRAVAPDTAYVPGMYVWYHRELPPEVPVPFPLEIVHRDEHIVVVDKPHFVATTPRGSHVTESALARLRRELDLPALGAAHRLDRLTAGLVLFTVRPEERGVYQSLFRDRLVRKVYEAVAPYAPRLALPRTVRSRIVKERGVLAAYEVAGEPNAVSRVELVEHGARGLGRYRLLPATGQTHQLRVHMNALGVPILGDPLYPEVAAPVPAGDFRRPLQLLARELEFTDPVTGREHRLRSGRVLEAWTSYDAWAAATTSAGAAQ; encoded by the coding sequence ATGAGACGCCGTACGCCTCCCCCGCCCTCCCCGCTGCCGCAGCGCGACGGGGTCGATCCGGTGCGGGTGCGGTTGCCCGGCGTGGGCGCCTGGGCCACCGTGCGGGAGCACCTGCTGGAACGGCTGGGTCCGGCGCGGGCCGGCGTCGTGGACGCGATGCTGGCGGCCGGGCAGGTGGTGGGCGCCGACGGACGGGCGGTCGCGCCGGACACGGCCTATGTGCCGGGGATGTACGTCTGGTACCACCGCGAACTGCCGCCGGAGGTACCCGTGCCGTTCCCGCTGGAGATCGTGCATCGCGACGAGCACATCGTCGTCGTCGACAAGCCGCACTTCGTGGCCACCACCCCGCGCGGCAGCCATGTCACCGAGAGCGCGCTGGCCAGGCTGCGGCGGGAGCTGGACCTGCCCGCGCTCGGCGCCGCCCACCGGCTCGACCGGCTCACCGCCGGGCTGGTGCTGTTCACCGTGCGCCCCGAGGAGCGCGGCGTGTACCAGTCGCTGTTCCGCGACCGCCTGGTGCGCAAGGTGTACGAGGCCGTCGCGCCGTACGCCCCGCGGCTCGCGCTGCCCAGGACCGTGCGCAGCCGGATCGTGAAGGAACGCGGTGTCCTGGCCGCCTACGAGGTGGCGGGCGAGCCGAACGCCGTGAGCCGCGTCGAGCTCGTCGAGCACGGTGCGCGGGGACTCGGCCGGTACCGGCTGCTGCCCGCCACCGGTCAGACGCATCAGCTGCGCGTCCACATGAACGCGCTCGGTGTGCCCATCCTCGGCGATCCGCTCTACCCGGAGGTGGCCGCCCCCGTGCCGGCCGGTGACTTTCGGCGCCCGCTGCAACTGCTCGCGCGGGAGCTGGAGTTCACCGATCCGGTCACGGGGAGGGAGCACCGGCTGCGCAGTGGTCGGGTGCTCGAGGCCTGGACGTCGTACGACGCCTGGGCCGCCGCCACCACGTCGGCGGGTGCCGCTCAGTAG